A part of Halobacillus shinanisalinarum genomic DNA contains:
- the sdaAB gene encoding L-serine ammonia-lyase, iron-sulfur-dependent subunit beta, whose product MKFNSVFDIIGPVMVGPSSSHTAGAARIGKAARNLFGKEPKWARIYLYESFAKTYKGHGTDFALAGGLLGFETDDSKMKQALEIARERGLDIEFIEDNAGVDHPNTARLIIGNDTDQLELIGISIGGGKVEITELNGFELRLSGNHPAILIMHNDRFGAIASITKILAKHEINIGHMEVNRKDVGTEALMVIEVDQNVHDSVLKEMEDADHIEQIAKIVS is encoded by the coding sequence GTGAAATTTAATTCAGTATTTGACATTATCGGACCGGTCATGGTCGGTCCATCAAGCTCACATACAGCGGGTGCTGCACGAATTGGAAAAGCAGCACGGAATTTATTTGGGAAAGAACCGAAATGGGCGCGTATCTATTTATATGAATCATTTGCAAAAACATATAAGGGTCATGGAACAGACTTTGCTCTAGCAGGTGGTCTGCTTGGGTTCGAAACGGATGATTCAAAGATGAAACAGGCACTGGAGATCGCTCGAGAGCGGGGGCTCGATATTGAATTTATTGAGGACAATGCCGGTGTTGATCACCCGAACACAGCAAGGCTGATTATCGGCAATGACACGGATCAGCTCGAGCTGATCGGTATTTCGATTGGTGGCGGTAAGGTTGAAATTACGGAACTAAACGGATTTGAATTGCGTCTGTCCGGCAATCACCCTGCCATTCTGATCATGCACAACGACCGGTTCGGTGCGATTGCATCTATCACAAAAATTTTAGCCAAACATGAAATCAATATTGGTCATATGGAAGTGAACCGGAAAGATGTAGGCACAGAGGCATTAATGGTCATTGAAGTGGATCAGAATGTGCATGACAGTGTTTTGAAGGAAATGGAAGACGCTGATCATATTGAGCAGATTGCCAAGATTGTCAGTTAA